In the genome of Bacillota bacterium, the window AAATGTTAGCAACAATACCGATAGCATCGCCACCCGGCTCCGTCTCCCTGTCAAAGGCTCCACCCCCTTGCCAGTTTGGTTTGAACTTCGGCCTTACCTGGACTCCGTCCAATCCCCCAAACCGGAAACCTTGCTTCCCTGCCACACCACCACCTTTCCGCCGATCATCACCAGACGGAAGCGCCCCAAGTCCTCTTTGTCCACCGCCACCAAGTCAGCCACCTTTCCACGAGCGATGGTCCCCCGGCCGGGGGCCAGAAGCGGGAAAGCATCCGCCACGTTGGATGTGGCCAAGGCGACCGCCCTCGGAAGCGTAATAACCCGCTTCTGGACCGCAGCCCTGATCCCCGCCCATATGGGGTCGAACGATCCCCCCGCATAGTCCGTAGAGAGCAGGTCGACCAGACCGGACTCCAGGAAGGCGAAGAAGTACTCCGGCGGGGATGGGTCCGCGCTTCCTCCAAACGAGTCAAATGTAGCCACATCCACGAGCACCCCCAGGCTACGCAGGCGGCGTGCCACTTCCAAAGCTTCTTGGAGTTCGAAAGTATCATGGTTGCAATGTGCAGCGATGAAGCGGAACCCTTCCTTGGCCAAGGCCAAGACTGCCTGTTTGGAGGGAGCAGAGTTGTGCACCACCAAAGGGAGGCCGAGGCCCCTTGCTACCTCTGCCGCCTCCCTGAACCCGTCGATGGCCACCTGGAAAGATGGCAGCACGCTCTCAGCTATCAGGACCCGCAGACGCTCGGGCGATATGCGGCTTTCCAGCCCGGCCTCCGTCATGGCGCGTTTGAGGGCCTCGGGGTCGTAACTGCCGGGGTCAACGTGGCGGCCAAGCACGGCAACCTTAAGTTTCCGAGCCAGGCGGGGGCTGATATCAACCCCTGTCGCCTGCTTGACGGCGCGGGGAATGTACAGGTATTCCTGGCCGCCCCCGCCAAGGGTGTGGCCCCCGCCTATCTCCCCCACCGCGACCGCTCCGGCCTGCACCATCGCCTCCACCCGAGCCTGCCGGTGGCGAGGAGTAAGACCAGAGCCGTCCGCCAGTTCTGCGGCGCGCAGGTTAAGGGGCGTGTGGGAGGAGGCGCTTTTTATGTTTACCGGATGCAGATCCTGGGCCCGCGTTACCTCCTCGGGCAGGGCAAACCCATCCAGGTTAAGGATCGTAGTCGTGCCCGCCAGAAGGTGGCGGTCTAGATTTCGCAACACCGCATCCTCATCAAGAGCCGGCGCGGCGCTGGGGTACAGGGGACCGAAGGTGCACCCGTGGGTGTGGTGATTGATGAGGCCCGGAAAGACGTAGCACCCGCTCAGATCCCAAGCTCGTGCGTGATCCAGCTTGCCCGGCACCACATCGGCGATCAGTCGACCCGCCACTACGACCGACGCTTCATCAATCACCGTCGATCCGTCGCCGGTTATCACCGTCCCGCCCGCCAGGACCAAAGGCTCCGGCGCGGCATCATACCCCGGACTCATCTACCACCCTCCTCAACTCTTCGAGTGTTGCGAAACTAAGGCCCAGCCGCTCGAGGGTGCGCCCTGCTGCTCGTAGATCCCTCTCCAAGACGACGCAGGCCAAATCGATTAGCGCAGAAGTTACAGTTGTCTTCACCTTTGCCCAACGACCCAGGGATTCAACCGGGACCAGACCATACGGTACATCCTCGGTAAGATAGCGATGATCCAAGATGGACGGAGCCTTGCTCCACCGGTAAATGGG includes:
- a CDS encoding amidohydrolase family protein; its protein translation is MSPGYDAAPEPLVLAGGTVITGDGSTVIDEASVVVAGRLIADVVPGKLDHARAWDLSGCYVFPGLINHHTHGCTFGPLYPSAAPALDEDAVLRNLDRHLLAGTTTILNLDGFALPEEVTRAQDLHPVNIKSASSHTPLNLRAAELADGSGLTPRHRQARVEAMVQAGAVAVGEIGGGHTLGGGGQEYLYIPRAVKQATGVDISPRLARKLKVAVLGRHVDPGSYDPEALKRAMTEAGLESRISPERLRVLIAESVLPSFQVAIDGFREAAEVARGLGLPLVVHNSAPSKQAVLALAKEGFRFIAAHCNHDTFELQEALEVARRLRSLGVLVDVATFDSFGGSADPSPPEYFFAFLESGLVDLLSTDYAGGSFDPIWAGIRAAVQKRVITLPRAVALATSNVADAFPLLAPGRGTIARGKVADLVAVDKEDLGRFRLVMIGGKVVVWQGSKVSGLGDWTESR
- a CDS encoding NAD/NADP octopine/nopaline dehydrogenase family protein, which encodes GGDFLFYHEGMTSAIGKAVEALDRERLSLGKALGLSNMRSLRDQDIAWYGHQGVFGNNVHETSVNNPIYRWSKAPSILDHRYLTEDVPYGLVPVESLGRWAKVKTTVTSALIDLACVVLERDLRAAGRTLERLGLSFATLEELRRVVDESGV